TTGCTATCACCTAACAATGATGCATCTAAAATAAggtattaaagattaaaatgtatttttagaataataaaatgtgaaagatacatgtattatcattcatatttttaatcttatgtAGGCTTTACGAGGATGCTACGAGAAAAGGTTCAGTAATTATTCATGGATTAGAAGAAGTAActgtacataataaaaatgaagtcTATAAAATCCTAGAGAAGGGATCTGAGAAAAGACAAACAGCTGCCACTTTAATGAATGCTCATTCAAGGttgttattttcatttatatatgttatttatttatttttttaaaatgatatactttatattatacttgtaataacatttttaataccaTATTTTCAGTCGTTCCCATACAGTATTTTCGATTACTATTCATacaaaagagaataatatagAAGGGGAAGAACTTCTAAAAactggaaaattaaatttagtagaTTTAGCTGGAAGTGAGAATATTGGAAGATCTGGAGCAGTTGATAGGAGAGCACGAGAAGCAGGAAATATTAATCAGTCATTATTAACTCTAGGTCGAGTTATAACAGCGCTTGTTGAAAGAGCACCTCATATACCATATAGGTAATTAGGACAATATaacaatgtattaatataattttatatggatatatataaatagaggactaacatttttttatcaaattttgtaatctaaaattaaccgacatttattatttttgttttacatttagGGAATCAAAATTAACGAGACTTTTGCAAGAATCATTAGGTGGACGTACAAAAACATCAATTATTGCAACAGTGTCTCCagcaaatataaatcttgagGAAACATTGTCAACACTAGATTATGCTCATCgtgctaaaaatattacaaatcgTCCTGAGATCAATCAGAAATTGTCTAAAAAAGCTTTACTTAAAGAATATACAGAAGAAATTGAAAGACTTAGGAGAGATTTATTAGCAGCACGTGAACGAAGTGGTGTATATTTAGCActagaaaattataacgaaatgcaattattgattgaaaaccagaataaagaaattgaagaaaaaataactcACATGAAAGTCCTTAAGGAAACTATGGAAGCTAAGGAGGTATAGATACATGATAATaacgattaatattttattataataatttgtattattatattttatttttagcaaatatttaatgatttacaAGTAAAACATGAGGAGCAAACTAATCGTCTACATGAAACCAAGGAACAATTAGAAACTACCACATATGCTTTGAAATCGGCTGCTGCACGTTTAGAAATGACAGAACGTGAGAAAGAAGAACAGCGTCACTTAGTAGAAAAACATGTATCTACAGAAAAACAACTTTCGGCACAGGCACAAATACTTTTGAATATTGCTGATACAGTAACAACTGATATAAATAAGCTTCaggataaaatttcttataaaaggtaattgcattttattttatcattttaatatatagggtAAGAGATACACCAATaacaactttaaaatattggtactattgtaattattttaaattatatttaatgtacatctatatatatatatatatatgtatatatacacagacaATTGGAACAGGAAAACGAACATCTCGGTCATCAATTTCGATATAACATGGCAAAACAGTTTCAAGACATGGAGAATAATATTGCACTTTATTCGCAAAATTTTCTACAGTTTTGTACTTCCATGAAAAGTGAAAtaggtaaaagaaaattagaaaattattaatgtatatatttatgtatataaatgaatatcagAATATACATTAGACTATCTTTGTAGATTCACAAGTAAAGCTGTTCAAAAAGGATATAGATTCATTAATTCATCATATgtcaaatgatattattaataaagaacaGTCAATAGTAGatgaatttacaaaaaatataaatatttcggtgagttatttgcatatatgtgaaaaaaacaaaatgatataatcaaAGAATATCTATAAcacaaatgtttttattttagtataccCACTATCAACAATGGTTGaatgcagaaaaaaaatattcatctgACTTGATTCAACATGAAcaggattttttaaatgacacaTCCCTAAAACTGAcatcaaaaattaatgaattgatagaaattaataatttacaaattgcaAATACTTTACATCAATTAAATGATGATGTATctcaaaaatttgataagtTATTGGAATATACAGATGAATCAATAACACAACTTTGTAATCGTAACATACATGAACATGacaatttacagaaaaatatggATGACATGAGAAAAAGCGTACAAGTTATTCATGAAAGTGATAGTAAAATTATGGAGGAACAAGAAAAGTTTAAGAAGGTATGatcataatttgataataattttaatattatctcatgattatattttactaatattttttttatcaacaattttaaataattatttttagtaattttatttacaaatatgttgtaaaatacatataatttttttttacagtcaTTTGAAAATCTATGGCTACAATTTAACAACTTGAATAAAAACGTGACTGAGAATCATTCTAATACATGCACTACTTTGTCTCGTGTTAATGAAATTTGTGACAATATGGATACTACTATTCTTGATAACTATCACAAATTTGTTGAAGGAAATGAatctttaaaagagaaaattcagAACAATATAGATATACTTAAAAGCGATATTAATCATAGAATAATAAaggtattatttaatattttcattacatcTTACAACATTTTTCTACAACTGtcttaaaatgattaatacttgtataagaaatgaaaatatcaagataatatatatattgatttttttcgttcTATTAGAATCAGACAATAGCAAAGAAGTTTGCAGAAGAAGGCCATAATTTAACTGACGAATTTCAAACTAACATAAACCATCATTGCGATGCACTAATGcagaataaattacatattgaaGATGATAAAACACAAATGGAACAACAGTTCTTAGAAGATAATTCTTCTTCTATTGGATTTAttgaagtaaattaatttttattacttatgtgttattaaaattattattttacaaaacacattaaataatatatttaatcattattatatattaattttgcagaATATTCATCATGTAATAAAGGAAGGATATGATAATCACATAAAACTTGTAAAAGAAGCCGAACAGAGAAAGCtacaaatgtttataaatcaaagtgatgaaattgaaaaacaaaataaaatttcgtctgATTGGAACGATAAAACAGCTGCGGAACTGCATTCAATACAAGATAGCATCGGAAAATTTCTTATTGAAGATTTACGTCGCGATACACCAACAGGTAAGTCTTGGACTTTTATGTAGTGCTAACTTTAATAGTCAGACTTACTTAACGTCTTTTTTTCAGGTTTAACACctgcaaaaaaagaatatcattATCCACGACGCTTGGTTGTAACTTCGCCACACGAACGAATCCTTCAAAGGTTTAGAGAAAGAAGATATGAAAACTCTGATGAcgaagtaaatataaatattaatttatttaaaaatattaatatttctaaaatatgaaTCTTAAAGATTACTGATCTAGCAAATAtagcgatatatataaatgctgatacgtattacatttttgtagAATACAACATTGATCGATAATAATACGCTGAAGAAATAATCACAAATACAAATGTAGGTTAAAAGTTTCAACTGTGATAATCGATTATATTTCGGAATTTGTCCATTACAAAGTCTGTATAAGCTGCCGCTGCATGTGTTCTCCTAATTTCTCATATAATCTGTagcagaaaaatttaataaaaaaaaaaaagatatatataatttttttgtatttcaatattatatacattaaatacatacGTTGCTAACTTTAAGAGTGCCATTCCTTCTATGTCACCCACATTGCATGCCTTGTAATAACATTTAGGGGcatcttgaattttatctTGCTTTTCATACGCTTTGCCTAAGGCTAAAACCATTCTATCGTCATCTGTCACGAGGTCTTAAGAGTTGAGCTTGTTTGTAATAATAGAGTCCATAAAATGGCATTTTTAAGATCTCGTATGTCTGATCTAAGccataatttctaaaattgtaaaataaaagaaataaatattaattgacaattattgtaaagaaattgaaatataagtatttagtttacaaaaatagtaaaaacaaaatatactaACTAAATCAGcatatttattacagaaaattttaacttacATTTCTGGATCTTTTGGAAAGCGAAAAAACTTTGCATTTCGtccagatatatatttttacacataacaCAGGAAAATCTTCTACTCATTAAGGCACCTTTTCATGCTGACGCTCGACGCTCATTTTCAGCGTCAAAAGAcatcacgtgaccaaaaataaaaataccaattcgtcaattttgatcATGTGATCTGTTTTGATGCCAAAAATGAGCGTCGAGCGTCAGCATGAAAAGGCACCTATGATTTAATGACTtaggccggtattcatagtccgatcttatatttaagggATCTCGTTcaaccaataaaataatactatgcGGCTATTTCATTGGTCGAACAGGATTTTAagacgatcttaaatataatggGTCATCTACAATGGCCGTGAAACGTAAGGTTgcaagcaaattgaccaatgacagtcaagcattttcgaaaatgcttgactgtcattggtcaatttgcttgcGACCTTACGTTCTACGGCTATTGTAGACTAGGCTTAAGATTGAACTATAAATAccatagagatatatatagggcgcgttcggggagacactattagcACTAACagcgtcattctatctttgttcaacttttaatgagtaacaaagatagaatgacactgttagcgctaatagtgtctccccgaacgcgtcCATAGAGTACGGGAGTGCTATGCTAGCCCGTGAGTGGATGCGATAGAGAAATAGAAGGAGAACGCTGCTATATGGGCCCCTGCTATCCTTGTCTATCGCGCATGCGCAAACTGATACAATAAACATAGACAATAGACATAGACAAGGACAGCAGGGGCCCATATAGCAgcgttctctttctatttcgcTATCGCGTTCTCGGCCCCTCCCgtactctatatataatatctctatgaTAAATGCCGACCATAAAAtggataatattgaaaaaaaaaagacagaacaatattttcattaacgatattcttttcaaattatttacgtaatattactgaaaaataatttcgctactatcgtaattatatatacggtTAAACTGTGGCAATgccaaagagtaaaaagaaacttttactCTTTGGGCGATGCTCAGTccattctatataatttctatatatcatGCTTTTTCCTTACTAACTTGACGCTTGACGCTGATTGGATCATATGACTTGCAACGCTGCGACGCGATGCGACGATGCGACGATGCGACTAATGTAGAATGATCTTTAGGCTTCTCTCTACCATCTACCATTAGTACAAACTCTATGATTAGCAATTAGCATATATTGTCATTTCTCGTTGTTGACAGTTCTTGAAAATGGCTTTATGGAATAGAGTGCGATTAGATTTCGACGCTGACGATGAAACTATTAATTTCGGCACACGGATAATCACGGAAAATAATGGTTCGCTATATGAAGCGTGTACTGTAGCAACGATTCAGTCCTCTGAAAAGGTACTTTCTCGTATTGCTTTATCAATTCTTACTTGACCAATTTAACGGTTACACAgcaattactttattttccatcgaaaaacaatataatgattaattaaaaataaaatgaaaaatcaagACTTTGCAATAAAACTtcaataaattactaatataagataatacaGTTAATAtcatatagttttatttgcGATATgttttttgtacaatatttaaatctatgtGAAATGCGCATGCGTTAACCTGTTGCACACTATTCCGTGTCTCGCGCGTAATTTAAACTACTAATCAATtcacttatatttattagtcgttatatatatataagttgcaaaaatttaagagattataattataaaaatatatatatatatattatgcttcACTAATCAACATGttaatcgatatatatttatcattaaggTGGATCAAAAACCAAGCATTTTAGCATGTCTTCAATATTCTAAACTTTGTATAGCAATTGATAAATCcattacaatatttgaaaatgagatgtacgataaaatattatgcaatattagTTTTCCTTCCATGATAGTCAATTATTGCATTTCAAAAGATGGTTCCTTTTTATTTGTGGTACTTGCTACTGGGATTTTATATTGCTTGCATTTACCAaatggaaaaagaatttttacaaagtaagtatttaatatctttttaaattaatttgttatcatatatttaaaaacaatcattgtatataaatatattggaaatattAATGTCAAAATCTATACAAAATAACTTGTGGTTACAGAACTATACCTGATGATCAGgataatataatacagatatttttgaaagagcaaaatgaagaaatctttataattcttgTTATGAATACTGGAGTTATTTAcaggtattatatattagttatttttattacattttattttttcatattttaaattactatgtaattatttaaaaaattttagcttCTCCAAGTTTTATCCTAAAACTTTAAAGATTGCATTGACTAACGATGATAAAGATGTGATCGCAGAACATGTAACAAATATTCAATGCTCTCAACTATTTAAGGGATTTACATCTGAaaaggtaaaatatatttttttttatttagattttatatatatacaaaatctgTGTTCTgatattcactgccagtactgaaaatctatagTTTATGTACTATAGACATGTACACTATTTTTAGTACTAGCAGTATTTTAGCAgtaaatattggaaaatagTCATAGTTtgaactttaaataaaatttgtatgtatgtatgtaaattttgctttttttctattttctatattactttattaaaaatgtattgtagTTTCTAAATGCTGCGATAGATGAATTGTCAGACGAACTATCAATAACCATGGTTGGAATAAATTCGATCTTTATTTGGCCTAATGAACaacacaataatttttctaatgtattttcatttggatataaaaaaatacagttaCTATATCGTAGcaggtaatttttaaattataacaaatataatttttaaattataaaataaaagtttgtatttttaaatttatctctttttcattAAGATTACatgttatgtataaaaattattttttttttagtaaaatactTTGTTTGCGTACAGATTGTACATTAAGTATTATATGTCCAAACACGTTACttgagttaaaaatatatgacggCCCAGTGTTTGATTTTACAGTAATACAACACAATAATGTTAATCATtgtgaaattttacttttaacacAATCTAAACAGAATActagtatgtatgtattacgTCTTATTTCTTACCcaggtaaattatattaattagagaatattttgccttttatattaaaccttttatataacataatatatatatttttttcttttagattttGAACAGAAGTTGGAAATTAATGTTTCTACTACTACTTATTTATTAGAAGTTTTATTTGCctctaataatatactttatatagaaGGTATTGCTGCTGATAATGAAGTTATTGATGAATTTAGGCTAAAAACGATATCGGAAAGTATTCCTGCAATGCGTTTAGCGAGATTATTAAGGAAGAAACAATTTGATGCAGCTGAAGCTTTTGCAAAAAGATCAGGTCTTGCCTTGGAATCCGTTTATTGTTCTAAAGCAGCATCATTCATAGAGCAATTCACATTCTGGACAAAATCTACTCATTTAATTAGTGTAGAAGCactaataaatgttttagataaaatacaaaatatacagtATGTGATTGAATGTTGTAGTAAAGTCCATATTCCCGACTATGTACAAATGAgacgaatatatttatatgctcaGCAAAGAATAATGCAAGATATAaaggtattttatattagcataaataataatatatcacataaactttaataataaagtaatatttattatttttagaaagaaaatataaacgatTCATTGAATATTAATCTGTCTTTGATAAATGACAGTTTATTCAGACTTGAGACTTTCCAGATGATCCAATATACTGAAGAAAATACATCATTGAATTATGatacagatataaaagaatGGATAAGATTTTTGCaagcaaatttattagaaGAGTATACTACTTATTTATGCATGGTACTATATCttctaattatatactatatatattatgtgatctgacaatgagtaaaaaaaaaaaaaatagatttttcttatatgtTTAATGGTTTTACATAGGGTCATTTAAAATCTGCTACTCTAATTTGGACGAGACATCTTCCTGATATAGTGAAACATGTATCTATGAAAACTGtacaaaacatttttgcaATGTTACCTGAAGATACAGCTCCGTCATATTTATGGCCATGGCTTACTCATTTTATACCTACGTTATTATCTGTATTACCTGATGCAATAGATGAAATTATATCTTGGggtttaaaaaaactaaaacatCTTGAAATATCTTATCGTACTGTATGGCCAGAAATTGGCACAGATTTTGCTaagaagtttataaaattgcttAAATTTGAAGATGGCCaacaatctatatatttttaccaaGAATACAGATATCAGAATTCTCTATTGAAGCAGTTTATGTTTTCACTTCAAGCTTTATTTGATATTCAACAATTGAAGGACATTTACAGGTTAgtggtattataattttaaataactcaaaaataaatgttaaataatccTAAAATTATGCTATAGATTGAGAGTAcctcttgatatatatattgactcACCTATAGAAGCCATGCATATGTTGTTGGATGAAATACATCTTGACAAAATCTCAGATTTTGTCAATACATttctaaaacaatatgtatttaataataatttacaaaacgaTGATGTtctctgtacatatatacaggttagtataatttttttgttccaTAGTATCCTTTTAATaagcataattaaatattcattttttagttaaattaactatatttacTGTTAACTATATCTACTGTATTgaattaagtatattttttaaacactttatacattttttaaataaataatatctaatatttttaggaAACCATAAAGAATTCAAATAGTTGGTGGGTCAGTGAAGAAGCTCCATGGGAAAAAagaattactattataatagaatttatatataatatagaagtaaatattagatatatacttttcattgtttactatatatattataaactaaaaaatatgttttattttattttatatttcatgttgTGTATAGGATCGACTGAAGCAAACTTTGACAGTTTTAAGAAAGGCACCAGTACCTTGGAGTTCAACTATAATCACTTTGGCAGAAACAAGCAGTAACATTGACCACGAGTtatcttttgaaattaaattagtacAAGATTATGTCCCAATAAAACtcgtcttaaaaaaatatggatatGCAACAATTGGCATAAATAATGTTAGTATGTATAAATGCGTCTAAAACGTCTTCATAGCCTATATTCAGagtcttatatttaagatcgttTTAGAGTTTTAAGATTCCATTCATATGAATATCATCAGATTGAAGAAAGTCGTAAGACAACCTAATATGACTTAAGATGATCttacatataacataatttaagatgatcttaaatataagaataaactaTGAATACGGGcctatatattgcatattaacaaatgatttatttttagaaactaACATCACGTATAATTAAAGAAGATCGTGATTctgttattaatgatatagATACAATAACTAAAAAGGATCAGCAATTAAGGCAAGATGCATTTTGCCGATGCATAAGCTTTCAATTAAATAGAGGGTATTGTATCATGCTTTTATCTATGTcgtttatatatgtagaagAAATCTTGTGTATGCGTGCgcatgcgtgtgcgtgcgtgcgtgcgtgcgtgcgtgtgtgtgtaattttactttttaatctgTTATTATTGGTTTAGAAATTTACAGAAAGCAATggacataatatattatttagaaaatgatGATATCACTGATGCTTTATACTGCTATGAAgggattattaattatattattgcagcTTCTTCTTTTCAGGTAATGCATTTGCAtagtacaatattaaattgacgaagaaataagaaatttctctattataattaataataataattaattatgttcaatatttgataattaattatttttaatccttttttaGGACATGGCAACATCTTTGACTTGTCACATGAAAATACTGGATTGTTTAGAAcccaaaataaatgatttattaacaaaatcaaATGTTTGTTCTTTGCGTTGCAACAATATTATCagaatgataaaagatttaaaattattgtacatattaaagaataattataagattgaTATTTCATTGAAAGATTATCATATGCAGAAGAGAGTTATATTGCAGAACTATATCACAAAATTGCTTTCAAgtaaaactttgaaaatttaattcccttataactaaattttatatatatattaatattgaaaacttttattttggtAATTTAACAGATATGAAGGAGTGTGATTTGTCAATAATACACAAAACAGTTGTTAAAATTGCTGAATTGCTAGGATTAGAAAAGTCATATGCAACTTTATGTTTGTTAAAAGGGACGAAAAATGTAAACACATTACTACAACTTGTtaggtaaatattatataatttttttacatatgcatattatacattatttttgtatgcactgtttttttttttttcagtcatGATGAAGATTTAAACATATcagacaaatttaaatatatatataaaatgtgtctATTAGCATTACAAGATGCTGCTGTAAACATAGATTCTGTAAAAGTTATCAAAAGCTTAAGTgcttcaatattaaataattgtcaaGATGGTATGTatcaaatttgtattattaataactgaaatagcattaaataattgcaactaATATTTCAGGCGATTTAGAATCTGcagtaatattacatatttatgtcaGTGCATGTCCAAGCCTTTTTATTCAACATTGTTCTAATGTAAAACAAGAAATTGTACCACAATCTAGATGGAAATTATACTCCATATATAAAGATCAGGCAATATCTTTGGatgaaagattattatttctattcaaTGAAGCATTAGGTCTTTGCTTATATTGTTCGACTCAagatgataataatgaaattagaaattgcaatgtatgtattataaattatatgtggGTGCACATGTcacatttcatttataaagataGTTTGTAACATGTctgattatttgtttatgcATATAGGAACAAATggatcaattattaaatagttttctggaaaatgtaaaaacgATGCAACATCAATACCacgattattctttattacaaattttcaaaacgTTTTATTTCATGTACTGTAGCATATCAgtaagaaacaaaattataatagaaatgcAATCTATATTATCTCAGTTattgaagaatttattaaaaaagctgTGTATTGAACGATCGTTCGATCTTCAGTTAGGGCTATCTTGTCTTTTTATGTTACCTGAATTGGAGGCGTGTACCTGGCTTTCTACGATTTGcacattgtaagaaaattaaacaatttttcaataacattttctaatactaataatatatttttttaatactaataacatatagaatatgataatttaataatatataaaaatccaaaaaaaatttacagtcAAACCGATCATATTCGGCATCGTACAATTTCAACTCTGGGATATGAATATTCGCGCTTGGGACAAAATCGATCATTAATACAGATGTTTGAGAATTACAAACTACTACATATCTGGGCACAACGATTGTCACATTATTCGATAACTTATAAAGGTATTTAAAgacataaagatttatatattattaacggatgtaattttgtattaaataaaaatattttgtttatatgttaACGTCTTTCTGatacatagaatatataatttacagaaattttaatgaatgatGCTTCaagtaaaagagaaattttaatgcaGATTGTAAGCAATAATCAGGAGAACGTAATTCCCTTATTAAAAGACTATTGCTGCAGTTTCGGTTTTAATGTCAACGATTGCCTTTTACTTtacttacaaatattattaaaaacgtg
This sequence is a window from Anoplolepis gracilipes chromosome 10, ASM4749672v1, whole genome shotgun sequence. Protein-coding genes within it:
- the Rod gene encoding kinetochore-associated protein 1 isoform X1: MALWNRVRLDFDADDETINFGTRIITENNGSLYEACTVATIQSSEKVDQKPSILACLQYSKLCIAIDKSITIFENEMYDKILCNISFPSMIVNYCISKDGSFLFVVLATGILYCLHLPNGKRIFTKTIPDDQDNIIQIFLKEQNEEIFIILVMNTGVIYSFSKFYPKTLKIALTNDDKDVIAEHVTNIQCSQLFKGFTSEKFLNAAIDELSDELSITMVGINSIFIWPNEQHNNFSNVFSFGYKKIQLLYRSSKILCLRTDCTLSIICPNTLLELKIYDGPVFDFTVIQHNNVNHCEILLLTQSKQNTSMYVLRLISYPDFEQKLEINVSTTTYLLEVLFASNNILYIEGIAADNEVIDEFRLKTISESIPAMRLARLLRKKQFDAAEAFAKRSGLALESVYCSKAASFIEQFTFWTKSTHLISVEALINVLDKIQNIQYVIECCSKVHIPDYVQMRRIYLYAQQRIMQDIKKENINDSLNINLSLINDSLFRLETFQMIQYTEENTSLNYDTDIKEWIRFLQANLLEEYTTYLCMGHLKSATLIWTRHLPDIVKHVSMKTVQNIFAMLPEDTAPSYLWPWLTHFIPTLLSVLPDAIDEIISWGLKKLKHLEISYRTVWPEIGTDFAKKFIKLLKFEDGQQSIYFYQEYRYQNSLLKQFMFSLQALFDIQQLKDIYRLRVPLDIYIDSPIEAMHMLLDEIHLDKISDFVNTFLKQYVFNNNLQNDDVLCTYIQETIKNSNSWWVSEEAPWEKRITIIIEFIYNIEDRLKQTLTVLRKAPVPWSSTIITLAETSSNIDHELSFEIKLVQDYVPIKLVLKKYGYATIGINNKLTSRIIKEDRDSVINDIDTITKKDQQLRQDAFCRCISFQLNRGNLQKAMDIIYYLENDDITDALYCYEGIINYIIAASSFQDMATSLTCHMKILDCLEPKINDLLTKSNVCSLRCNNIIRMIKDLKLLYILKNNYKIDISLKDYHMQKRVILQNYITKLLSNMKECDLSIIHKTVVKIAELLGLEKSYATLCLLKGTKNVNTLLQLVSHDEDLNISDKFKYIYKMCLLALQDAAVNIDSVKVIKSLSASILNNCQDGDLESAVILHIYVSACPSLFIQHCSNVKQEIVPQSRWKLYSIYKDQAISLDERLLFLFNEALGLCLYCSTQDDNNEIRNCNEQMDQLLNSFLENVKTMQHQYHDYSLLQIFKTFYFMYCSISVRNKIIIEMQSILSQLLKNLLKKLCIERSFDLQLGLSCLFMLPELEACTWLSTICTFQTDHIRHRTISTLGYEYSRLGQNRSLIQMFENYKLLHIWAQRLSHYSITYKEILMNDASSKREILMQIVSNNQENVIPLLKDYCCSFGFNVNDCLLLYLQILLKTWNPTITSSNKSKELRICQNEVDELRKKCNKIVAELRDEFILKQCTSTLYEQINFYHYEVLIILMDLIGEKNMQKRNYLYFLQNYTRSGSPTQIEHDEWLQLNPGHSTLPSIAQWRLPFLSKIDIWKIITPELNLRTYDKWLDIAPILKLERHLICTLAIKGEVTRVWGPTKSENASWSLCSKNSTILKDIKKCIQQITGSDGFYYGTAALYYVINHVPLGADCVAAAKECYEYAQLAAQNSTKFEEGMLEVTSKIKYKYLRFTSEHILRTYGLEKDKYLALIENPCKLIYELYNDESVPLRYRTATNYRPDINAAVNEIGQLFSLNTIKLRLDLLQKWLQSDDKYTDTELCQSFTETAFLKVKESDQNTDYEDNLFKICYILEYGDVDLFAQFLINIGFGDQCGQTQYNCNVQYRALWVLQNIIDTATLEELTKQDICTFRKHLKSLQYVSKLESLGLCYSVNSFETCSKCKLVQILLKSQRHSSYALSVMAQICIEFKIHDVLIWDNILSQMTKLRMVSELKKVLLQSQSEDVIVNCNGYKVGWQLITSEPFREIDVNPNLQQIDSCIEAICLLYSCPVIHELNFTTIVKNCFQCKQASLAAALLPFLDESEKKFVLEMINQKCQITELLEELNHLSSKGILTIAHSVTILQKSVQG